The DNA window CTGGGTAGTAGTAGAGTAAACGATTTTTCTTTGGCGACAAATTAATTAGATATACTTGATGCTCCTTATCCTTGTAAAAATTGACGCCATGAGTGCAAATTAAGAAGCAAAATAAAAGAGGACAGTGTCAGTGAGATGGCTTTAAACCTTAAGCTAATGTTTGAGTTTGGGGATGAAATAACATATTGTACAACTATGTAAATCTCAGTTTATTAATTCAGAGATCCGAATATATAGAGCAAAATAAATTTCAAGCAATCGACCGTCTTGCTTAACTTACTCAGGCCAAAGTGCTAGCAACTGAGAAAGGTGGGGTATGTAGTATGGAAAGTTGGAAACTATACATGGATTTTCAATTCAAGCTACTACAACAAAACTAATTGTTGTTTTGCTCCCATGGTCAACATACTAATTTACTGCTGTTAGTAACCGCAATTTATTGATTACATTTTTTTATTCGTAAATGGCCAGCCACGGATCATCCATTATATATGCAACAAAGCACGAAGATttaatttctaccataaaactgcTTTACTAAAACCATAACATTGGCTACAGAAATGAAGTTCATGGCTTATCATCCCGATTTACCCTAGCAGCTGTGGCCATGGTATCCGCCACTCCTCCTGGTGTGGGCATTGCTTCAGTATTGTTACTCAGCTCCGCACCTCTCACGCCATCAGCATCTTCGCTTGTCACGGCTTTATCGTGAGGCAGCTTCGCACTAGCATCCTGTCGGTCCCAAACAAAAAATAAGAGAATTAGACGAATGGGGGATTTACTTGTTGTCTGCTGTGTAATGTAACTGGTAAAGTGAAGGGCTAACAAGTGTTGGGCTTAATTCATCAAGTCTTTATTACCGACAAAACATCTGATATAGTGATTTTATTGTAATCATAAGCCACACGGTCATTGAAATTGACAGCAGCTTGAGCTTTGGCGCCAAGGCCGCTACGTTGGGTGACGTTACCACCAGCAGCTCTGGCCTCAGCTGCTCGTATTGCAGCTGCATCACCTCGGTCAACCGGTTTGTCGCCAACAGAGATAGCTGTTGCCTCCAAAGCTTCTCCAATGGTGATGCCACTTTGATCACCCGCACCCGTTGGAGTTGGAGATGAAGGCGTAGCACCGGTGACACCGAAAACATCGCCGTAGTCGACAGCCTGGTCGGCTGCTTGAGGCCTTATTGGTTGTCTCTGGTTCATAATTTTCCCTGTAAATGTAAATCAAAGAAGGGGTAATTGGAAGTGGTGTGAAAAGGTGTGGAGGGTTAAGGAGATGCATCAGAGCATATAAATGCGTAAGCCAGATGTATAACTAAAGTCTGCACGTTTCGGGTAGGCAAGGAGACGTTTGGACATTAGGTAAATAGGTGGTAGTGTACGGGCGTAACATCTAGCCTCCAAATACGAACATCTGCGACATATGGCAGAGGATAAGGATTAGGTTTAAGTTGAAGCTTGGTTTGCAGTTTGTTGCTACACTTGTCTGGATCCGAGTTAAAGAGCGGCAAAGATAATGGAGAAAACAAAACCAATCGCAGAAACGGACAGCACAGCACATGAACGTTTTGTGGGGTCACCAATATGAGTTCATCGTCGTATTAAAACATATAGTAGCTGATAAGTTTCTGTGCCCAAGCTGGACTGTGGTCGTAGTTTTGTGTCTGAGGCTATCGTTTGATGATGCAAAGAAAGAATATGTTTGATTAGCTTAATTATTCAGTTTATTATCAAGTTATATATAAGATTAATTACGTTTCTAACTTCTTCCATATTCGCATTGATTACGTAATGAAGTCAGAAAAATGCTAAATTTTTAATAGATATCcagaaaaaaattgtagaaaacaataaaaaatgtgTATCAATTTACTTCTAAAATTAAGTCTAATCCAAGGCTCAGGGCTTGTTCAGTCATGCACTTGGGCTTTTATCATATGGTCTGATTTCGGCTTCCTTTCTataaaaatcatctcttttgcTTTATATATAGTTTAGAAatgttttgcttttgtttttggATCTGCGACGATGAAGATCTAGCAGCTCAAGTTGTTCTTTAGCATACGATTTTAGCCTCTGAGTTCTCTCATTTATCATATTTCAGTGGgctaaattatttaaacttagTATTTCAGACGCATAAATTTTATCTCaaaagtattaaataaaaaaacattttttaaagcctcaaaaacattttatttaaccatatttttatttcaaaagtaatttttatttattgatataattacttatttcatattattcttCACGTTGCAATCTCAATTTAATTGTATTACTgataatgaattttttaaaaattgaggctatgttttaagtttttatatatttttttaaaattgtggaGTGACACATTCAATACCAATACTAAATGCTTGAAAGTATTCCAAAACATTTTTACGTTCTGCATTCTTCAAATACTTTTCAACCGCTGGTTAAAAAATCCTAAATGCATGTCAACATCGTAAATCTGGTAAAAAAAATGAGGTCCACTTTACCAAAGAAAGAACAGTAAAAGGAGGAGCACCCATATATTTAA is part of the Gossypium hirsutum isolate 1008001.06 chromosome D11, Gossypium_hirsutum_v2.1, whole genome shotgun sequence genome and encodes:
- the LOC121223757 gene encoding late embryogenesis abundant protein 3, with the protein product MNQRQPIRPQAADQAVDYGDVFGVTGATPSSPTPTGAGDQSGITIGEALEATAISVGDKPVDRGDAAAIRAAEARAAGGNVTQRSGLGAKAQAAVNFNDRVAYDYNKITISDVLSDASAKLPHDKAVTSEDADGVRGAELSNNTEAMPTPGGVADTMATAARVNRDDKP